AACGGTATTTACTAATACTTGTATTGAAAATAGATAAGCGGCCCGACAAACGGGAAAAGCAGAAATACGAATACCCACCAAAGTTCAAATTTATCTCCCTTTTTGATCTCCATAAAAAGATCAATTGTGGCCCATATAGAGAGCACACATATGATAAGTAGTAAAAGACTGATTGCTGACATCGATTTGATTCCTTCTAAATAAATTGTAAAAGTCCTTGATTTCTCTACGCAAAATCCGGCCTTATCGGGTAAGATCCGAGTTAGAGTCTTCTTAATTTTGATGTACGCGTTATTCTGGCAGGTCACGTCCGAAAAGCATCCCGCTAAAACGGGTTCGTATCTCCTCGCCTGAGTCTCTGAAGTAGAGAAATGGAAGATGCGTATCGGTATTGGTAGTATCAGTTTCAACGCCCCAGAGTGGAATCAGTGAAGTGGGGAGCATAGAATAGCGGGCATCGCCAATCACATCCGGTTTA
The window above is part of the Rhodohalobacter sp. SW132 genome. Proteins encoded here:
- a CDS encoding PLDc N-terminal domain-containing protein, with product MSAISLLLLIICVLSIWATIDLFMEIKKGDKFELWWVFVFLLFPFVGPLIYFQYKY